One Chiloscyllium plagiosum isolate BGI_BamShark_2017 chromosome 12, ASM401019v2, whole genome shotgun sequence DNA window includes the following coding sequences:
- the LOC122555058 gene encoding liprin-beta-2-like, producing MEWLRSVDLAEYAPNLRGSGVHGGLLILEPRFNSETMALLLNIPPQKTLLRRHLTTHFNLLIGPEAQHEKRELIESSSYTPLNTTAKVRVGTQS from the exons ATGGAATGGCTGAGGTCAGTGGATCTCGCAGAATATGCACCAAACCTTCGAGGGAGTGGTGTACACGGAGGTCTTCTG ATATTAGAGCCACGCTTTAACTCTGAAACAATGGCATTGCTCCTCAATATCCCACCTCAAAAGACATTGCTTCGGAGGCACCTGACCACACACTTCAACCTGTTGATTGGTCCAGAAGCTCAACATGAGAAGAGAGAGTTAATTGAATCAAGTAGTTACACGCCCCTGAACACTACAGCAAAAGTGAGGGTAGGTACACAATCCTGA